TACCTGTGAGAAACTGAAAAGTCTCTTTCTCCTCAACAGTATTGGCCAGATCACTGTACAAGAGGGTCTGGTCTTTCCCTGATCCATTGTTGAATGAGGACAGAGCTAGGTGCTGAACAAACAGTTCCTAGAAGAGAGATGAGAGTGATGAATCAACTTATTACATGGGACAGTTCCATATCATTACCAGTGACTCCATTAGGATGGAGGGCAGTCTTCTCTTTACAAGGCTCTGGTGGAGGTTACACTAAAGCCACGTAAAGTAAGTTGAGGggcaaatcacattttattggtcaccgACACATATTCCACAGATGTTATCGCAAGTCTAGCGAAACACTTCCtacctccaacagtgcagtaatatcccCAACAATAAACGAAAATCCCGGAAATGTCATTAAAAAAAAGATTAGAAAGAGCAACgtcagagtctggaatataaatacagttgaagtcgtcggaagtttacatacacttgggttggagtcattaaaactcatttttcaaccactaaCTATatttttagcaagtcggttaggatatctgtgtgcgtgacacaagtaattttttcaacaattttttacagactaattcactgaatcacaattccaatggatcagaagtttacatacactaagttgactgtgccacagcttggaaaattccagaaaagtatgtcattgctttagaagcttctgattgactcaaattatgtcaattagcctattagaggtgtacctgtggatgtatttcaaggcctaccttcaaactcagttctgcccacaaattttctgtaggattggggtcagggctttgtgatggccactccaataccttgactttgttgtccttaagacattttgccacaactttggaagtatgcttggggtcattgtccatttggaagaaccttttgcgaccaagctttaacttcctgactgatgtcttgagatgttgcttcaatatgtccacataattttccttctcatgatgccacctattttgtgaagtgcactagtccctgctgcagcaaagcacccccacaacatgatgctgccacccccgtgcttcatggttgggatggtattctgtGGCTTGCAATTttccccctttttcatccaaacataatgatggtcattatgaccaaacagttctatttttgtttcatcagacgaggacatttctccaaaaagtatgatctttgtccccatgtgcagttgcaaaccatagtctggcttttttatggcggttttggagcagtggcttcttccttgctgagcggcctttcaggttatgccgatacaggactcgttttactgtggatatagatacttctgtgcccgtttcctccagcatcttcacaagttgctttgttgttgttctgggattgatttgcaccaaagtacatcatctctaggagacagaacgtgtctccttcctgagcggtatgacggctgcgtggtcccatggtgtttatacttgagtactattgtttgtatagatgaacgtggtaccttcaggcgtttggaaatttctcccaatgatgaaccagacttgtggaggtctgcaatcttttttctgaggtcttggctgatttcttttgattttcccatgacgtcaagcaaagaggcactgagtttgaaggtaagccttgaaatacatccacaggtacacaattgactcaaatgatgcttctaaagccatgacatcattttctggaattttccaagctacttaaggcacagttaacttagtgtatgtaaacttctgaaccactgaaattgtgatacagtgaattaatctgtctgtaaacaattgttggaaaaattacttgtgtcatgcacacagtagatgtcctaaccgacttgccaaaactatagttagttaacaagaaatttgtggaggttgaaaaacgagttttaatgactccaacctaagtgtaggtaaacttccgacttcaactgtatgtcaggagaagtgcagtattatcataagggTATGTATACTTGGAATACAGatgaggaatggagggaaaaagaggCAGAGGTCTAGTCTAGTAGGTGCTGTAATGCAACATATTTTGGATGCCAACCGTGGTTAAGCCTCATCAAAgaagagatagaagctgtttttcggtCCTCTACTGTCTACACATACTACATGTTAGAAAATACTAAAAAttgtatttaaccaggcaagtcagtatttacaatgatggcctaccccagacgacgctgtgccaattgtgcgctgccctatgggactcccaatcacggccggatatgatacagcctggattcgaaccagggattgtagtgacgcctcttgcactgagatgcagtgcacgTTTGTGTATCACAGCCACTGTGGCCGGTAGATACAGGCAGTGTTGCTGCGCGAGGTGGGGTAGATTTGACGTTAGGATTCAGAGCTTTGTGCATGACCAGATACGAAACAAAAACGGGAGAAATACTTTACACAACTGCAGCATTTATTTTGGTAGAAATCACAACGTACCCATACTTGACTAATTTTATTAAATGCTCGCACTCAGAGCCCTGTGTGGCCACCCCGCCAACATGGCTAGTGAATTAGACATTCTTAATCGCCAATGCCAAAATCTTCCCGTACATGGCGCGTGTGAATTTTAGGCCTTGCATTCATTACGGGATAACTGTACATCCTATTTTAGTTTAAGTTAAAGCCAAATATATTTCCACTATGTGCAACAGTAATGTCACTTCGGGGTgaacgttagttagctagctagctaactgttacaGCCattcagggttagttacctacctTGACAAGTACAGTACATTTAGAGATTAAAGTTCCAATTTGTTAAAGTAGATAGCTAGCACTGTCTGTATATGTATACATTCATTTCAGACCTTACTGCAAAATTACCTTGTAGGCCTAGCTAATACGTACCGTTAGCTAGCATAGCTAAACCAATAAACAAACTGCCGATTGAACTAAACTTACTGTTGCTTTGGTGGTGAGGAGAAGAGCCTCTTGGTTGATGCTTGAGACGTCGGGAGAACTTTTCATGATCAGTTTCACACGAGTCATTGGAAGAGAGATGCCTTTGCTGTTAGATGCATGATTCACTTTCTCTTCCACGTTGTTGCCCGACATCTTAAGTATGTTTCTCAGTAGTAAGCGCACACCGTTGATAAACACTCGCGAAGAGCGGAAGTACCCCGCTACTTTTAGAGCAGTGACGTGGGCGTGGTTAGTCTTTTTCTTCTTCCATTTCCCCCCAAATCCTTAACAAGTATCTCTACCAgtagagcagggttccccaacttgCGGCACGCGGGTCAAATCTGGCCCACCAGAAATATGATTTGCcccctaaatatatatatttttttttattaaataataaataaataaaattataaTTTTTAAAAATCAAGGACTCGAGCTGCAAAAACTCCCAAATGCAATGTCTCAAGAAGGAAGTTACTCCCCCTAAATAAGGCAAAAGTTGCATTTTAACTTATTTCATGAGGAGAGTGAATACAGGAGACAGTCATATAATAAAACAGGCAGCGGACCATTTTGTGGTGCTGAAAGGTAAAGCTGCAACCGCAGTGCAATCAATAGGAGGTGAACAGCGcctggtgctgaaaatatagctaACTTGTTATGCAAGTGTTGCGCAGCAACAGATTGAGAAAACCTACATCAGTCGAGTAATCCATTTAaacaataatcttcattttaattttaCTTTACAAACAATAAGAGTTGCAGCTATCAaaaacatatggaaatgtctgctctacccaaaattacaaccaattaattgcagcattaccacaaaaatggaagaggaaagtggaagggggaaaaagtaaggaactggTCTGTCGGCCCTGCAATAAAGATCATCATTGGTTAAAGAATATTGtgataaattaaaaaaaatatcagtttaatttatgttaaaaaaaattgacagctgtgccatatagattgcaaaatagttgggaagagatctTTGACttaccaattccatggcacatggtttatgaactgacacGCAAAACGACACCAGATTCAAAATgtagaatttttcaatttaaattattatacaaaattctctCAATAACTAAAATAATGTTATTTATATGGaggatacaaccttcccagctctgcagattttgctgcgaagaggcttaatcattagatcatttgtttagGTACTGTTAATATGGTACATTCCATAAAtgtacttttaagaaggcacacctgttaattgaaatgcattccaggtgactacctcatgaagctggttgagagaatgccaagagtgtgcaaagctgtcatcaaggcaaaggatttgtttaacacttttttggttactacatgattccatatgtgttatttcatagttttgatgtcttcactattattctacaatgtagaaaatagtacaaataaagaaaaacccttcaatgagtaggtgttctaaaacttttcaccggtagtgtgtgtgtgtgtgtgtgtgtatatatatatatatatatatatatatatatatatatatatatatatattgtggcagaccagggggtttggtcaagaagTTTACAtagatcagacacggacagagtatgattagctcggtttcaaggttgtttattaaataataaatcaaaaagaaaagaacaggtctcccccatgagaccctctccgggatacctTCTCCTGGGCTCCGGGTCCTCCTGTATCCTGTCGGGCACACAAACTCAACTCCCTCGTCTTAGCTCAGGTAACCGTATCCAACCACATGGAAGTCCCCTCACTTCCCCTAGTCctcctgtgtgctgcccttctggcagcgtTATGGgccttgattactcaccagctcccaatcagccccaattagtcctgtctggagcccgtcgagacctggcacgtccagcagatggagccatcgcctcgtgatgtatactccaCCTGTTACCAGGCCTTGACGAGTCTTCCCCTGGTGGCTGACTTGCTGTAgccacaatatatatatacatatatatacatttgcaaaagaaaatatgggggattggacgtgatgcagacaattacattgatggtagctacaatctatctgcagtattaaatCTGATCTAAccctaaatatttttttaaataaaaaataacaacaagagtgcttaattggagtctatttcttcCCGAGTCTAGGcctatataaaatatataaaatacctTAACTGGCTGAGGTGGGCTATGAGGCTTAACAGCATCTTTCAcaataacaaaaataaatggCCTAATAGAAGTGGGATCTTTTTATTATGCGTACTTACAATTGCAACTGGCCAaaaatgtagcatcctacataaaacaatcatTTAAAGATAGCCTGCTCCTTTAACGACAGAACAAACAGAAATGACTGTCAGTTTGAGCCCTAAATATCCCTGGAAAAGCACTCACAATAATGTTAGTATTTACTAAATACTTTCATATAGGCCACTAAGTGACTTACTCAATGGGAAAAGTTGCATTTCCTCTCGGACACGATCTTGTGTCCGCAGGCTGTCCTCGATTGAAAGCTGGTTCCTGTCATGAGTCTATATTGCGTTCATAGAGGAAAATGAGGACTTGATGTTAGTACATAAAATGCTAGTTTTTTTTATTGTGCTGTATTCCTCTGAGCATGCCACCCAAAACGCACACAAGGATTCGGAGCGCATCCTTGATTTGGCTGGATGTCTGGAATTCAATCAGCTGAGTTTGAATTGCGGTCTCATCCAGCAAGGGTATCGTTTTCTTAGCAAGGGAGGGTAATTCTCCACTTGGGCGGACTGTGAGAGGATCACGTACAAATGCAATAATATCCTTGGGCATGCTGTAGTCTTTAAATCTGGTGGAGAAGTTATAATTTGTAAATTGAAATCTTCCATCACCTCTATGACAATACTGCGACCTGGTCCCTCTTCCTCTCGTTTCTCCAGTGTGCTGAAGTGCAGTAGCCTTCCAGATGACCATTCCAAATCGAACAGCTCAAGTTTTTCCACCATTTCCACGACTGTTTTCCCTCttccttgtaactggagatttaACCCGTTTCAGTTTAAGTGAGAATATGCCATGTTTAGATTTATAATGACGTCTGAGATTGATCTGTACATTATTCCCTGAAACTTCAATTTTCATTATCCACTTTTCTTTTGATACGTTTTGAGAGCGACATTTTCTGTTGCTATCAATATGATCTGAACAGAACGAATGTTGGCGTTACAAAAGTagtgtagcctacagtagactacGTAGACCTGTTTTTCCCCTCCAATCAACGTACAGAGAAATAGACAAAATAATATTTGAATAGAGACATGGTGATTTTATGAGCGTAATCAGATCGAAAAAATGATAATGTTATTGTCACTGAATTTATTATGTACTAATCGGATTTGTTAAACATGTTGTTCAATTTGTAGTGTAGGCCAATTCATTGTGCTAATATTATATGCTAATTATGTTCTGACCCACCGACTATTAGCTCAGAAAAAATTTGGGCCGAGGCCAAACATAGTTGACGAACCCTCAACAGTATGTACTCCTGTTTAAGACACTatgattgttgttgtttttttgcttCCTTTTTGCTAAGAAGTAGGTGATAGATAGTTTATAAGCCTGCCTGTTAGATAAATATAATACCTAGATATAAGGCTGTCGATATACGCCATCACAGTAGGTGGAGCATTACACTTCGCTTAGTGCGGCCCACACTAGCTAGCTGAACATGAAAGAAGAAGACATTTTTACAGACTGGTTAGCTAGCTGTCTGGGCTAAATCGATGTAGCCATTTGTGTTGTTCCTTTAGATCTAGCTTATTGCTATTTGATTTGCATGCTGTAGTTGTCTGTCTAAGTCTGTCTGTCAAGAGCggctttgttgttgttgctgatgtTGTTAGCCAGAATACAGTTAGCTggctaaatagctagctagcctctGCGTTCATTTCGCTGGCCTACATTTTTCCTATCAAGATGCCGCTGGGTTTGAAACCATGTTGCGCTGTCTGCAAAACAAACTCATCGTctatgtggaaaaagggaaaccAAGGAGAGATCCTGTGCAATAACTGTACGGGGAAGAGCACCAGCAGTGGAGCATCTGGACCCTCTGCGTCCTCCAACACACAGCAGAATAATGTCGGGGGCAAGCAGGTTTGCACATATAAAATATACATAGGCCTGCACTGTAGTGTGCTCCCCTTAGTGGCTGTATCTCCATACTGTTCTACTTCCAAGGCAAAGCAGAGATCAATCATATAGGCATGTGTGATCCACATTGTCATCCTGATGGAGGTGTAATATTGGTATTTGACACATCTTGCCCACAGTCTAAACAAGAGATCCACAGGAGATCAGCACGGTTGAGGAGCACCAAGTACAAAACCCCTGCTACCGAAAAAAAGGTCTCTACCAAAGGAAAAGGAAGAAGGCACATCTTCAAACTAAAAAATGTCAGTACCATTGGTTCAATACACAGGAACTCAGATATCTTTGTGTTGGATTGTCAGACAATTGTTCTAATTGAAGCTCCTCAAAATGTGATTTCTTCCACAGCCAATCAAAGCACCAGAATCTGTTTCCACTATCATCACATCAGAATCAGTCTTTTATAAGGTACAGTAtgtttacttaaaaaaaaaaaaacattcagtaCTGTATGTTAGCAAACATAACAAACGTATCTGTTTataacctaccaggtaccaccccaaagccgtaaacacgggcaccctcatagatatcatcctaaccaacttgccctctaaatacacctctgctgttttcaaccaatatctcagcgatcactgcctcattgcctgcatccgtaatgggtcagcggtcaaacgacctccactcatcactgtcaaacgctccctgaaacacttcagcgagcaggcctttctaatcgacctggccggggtatcctggaaggatattgatctcatcctgtcagtagaggatgcctggttattttttttaaatgccttcctcaccatcttaaataagcatgccccattcaagaaatttagaaccaggaacagatatagcccttggttctctccagacctgactgcccttaaccaacacaaaaacatcctgtggcgttctgcattagcatcaaacagcccccgtgatatgctacttttcagggaagctagaaaccaatatacacaggcagttagaaaagccaaggctagctttttcaagcagaaatttgcttcctgcaacacaaactcaaaaaagttctgggacactgtaaagtccatggagaataagaacacctcctcccagctgcccactgcactgaggacaggaaacactgtcaccaccgataaatccactataattgagaatttcaataagaatctttctacggctggccatgctttccacctggctacccctaccccggtcaacagcactgcaccccccacagcaactcgcccaagccttccccatttctccttctcccaaatccagtcagctgatgttctgaaagagctgcaaaatctggacccctacaaatcagccgggctagacaatctggaccctttctttctaaaagtatctgccaaaattgttgcaacccctattactagcctgttcaacctctctttcgtgtcgtctgagattcccaaagattggaaagcagctgcagtcatccccctattcaaagggggagacactctagacccaaactgctacagacctatatctatcctaccctgcctttctaaggtcttcgaaagccaagtcaacaaacagattaccgaccattttgaatcccaccataccttctccactatgcaatctggtttcagagctggtcatgggtgtacctcagccacgctcaaggtcctaaacgatatcctaaccgccatcgataagaaacaatactgtgcagccgtattcattgacctggaaggctttcgactctgtcaatcaccacatcctcatcggcagactcgatagccttggtttctcaaatgattgcctcgcctggttcaccaactacttctctgatagagttcagtgtgtcaaatcggagggcctgttgtccaggccTCTGgccgtctctatgggggtgccacagggttcaattcttggaccgactctcttctctgtatacatcaatgatgtcgctcttgctgctagtgagtctctgatccacctctatgcagacgacaccattctgtatacttctggcccttctttggacactgtgttaacaaccctccagacgagcttcaatgccatacaactctcctttcgtggcctccaattgctcttaaatacaagtaaaactaaatgcatgctcttcaaccgatcgctgcctgcacctgcccgcccgtccaacagcactactctggacggttctgactctggacggttctgaatatgtggacaactacaaatacctaggtgtctggttagactgtaaactctccttccagactcacatcaaagatctccaatccaaagttaaatctagaattggcttcctatttcgcaacaaagcatccttcactcatgctgccaaacatacccttgtaaaactgaccatcctcgACTTAGGcggtcatttacaaaatagcttctaATACCCTattcaataaattggatgcagtctatcacagtgccatccgttttgtcaccaaagccccatatactacccaccactgcgacctgtacgctctcgttggctggccctcgcttcatactcgtcgccaaacccactggctccaggtcatctacaagaccctgctaggtaaagtccccccttatctcagctcgctggtcaccatagcagcacccacctgtagcacgcgctccagcaggtatatctctctggtcacccctaAAACCAgttcttcctttggctgcctctccttccagttctctgctgccaatgactggaatgaactacaaaaatctctgaaactggaaacacttatttccctcactagctttaagcaccagctgtcagagcagctcacagattactgcacctgtacatagcccatctataatttagcccaaacaactacctctccccctactatatttatttattttgcttctttgcaccccattatttctatctttactttgcacattcttccactgcaaatctaccattccagtgttttacttgctatattgcatttacttcgccaccatggccttttttttgcctttacctcccttatctcacctcatttgctcacattgtatatacttatttttttctactgtattattgactgtatgtttgttttactctgtgtaactctgtgttgttgtatgtgtcgaactgctttgctttatcttggccaggtcgcaattgtaaatgagaacttgttctcaacttgcctacctggttaaataaaggttaaataaaaaaaatatagataTGTTTAACTGTCAGTTATTGTGCAGGGTGTGTATTATCAGATAGGAGATGTCATCAAAGTTACAGATGAGGATGATGGGAGGCCATACTATGCACAGATCAGAGGTTTTGTCCAGGACCAATACTGTGAGAAGAGTGCAGCCTTGACTTGGTTGATACCAACCCAGGCCAGTCCTAAGGACCTGTTTGATCCTGCCACTTACATTGTTGGTGAGTGATGATTGAACTTacgtcactttttttttttttcttctttttttctccccaatatcATGGTATCCatttggtagtagttacagtcttgtctcatcgctgcaactcccgtacggactcaggagaggcgaaggtcgagagccatgcgtcctccaaaacacaacccaacccgcaccaatgtgtcggagaaaacaccgtacacctggcgacctggtcagcgtgcactgcgcccggcccgccacaggagtcaaggatatccctgccggccaaacccggacgacgctgggccaattgtgcgtcgccccatggacctcctgGTCGCGgtagagcctgggctcgaacccagaatctctggtggcacatcgcactgcgatgcagtgccttagaccattgcGCCACCCGGAAGGCTGAATTTGTCACATTTTTGAAAGTTATATTTGAGAATACAGAAATAAGTTATGTCTATCTTTGGACATTGTGTAAATGTGAGTAATGTCACAGTAGACTCAAACACCACAACTAGCCGATAATGTTTCTGTTACTGATTATCTGACTTCTATAGGTCCAGAGGAGGATTTTCCCAGGAAGATGGAGTACCTGGAGTTTGTGTGCCACGCCCCCTCGGAGTACTTCAAGTCCAGGAGCTGTCCTTTCCCCACCATTCCTATCCGTCCAGAGAAAGGCTACATCTGGACCCATATTGGACCCACGCCGGCCATCGCTATCAAATAATCTTTTGGCAACAGCAATTAGCTGCTGGGCCATTTACCATGAAGATATGAACTTTGTCTGTTAGCTTGCTAATGGACGCATGTACATTTTTGTAACATAATGGAGACAAGTTTTAGACTGTATAAGACACATTATTAGTCTTTGAATATGGAACCTGTGGATGTTTACAAACCAATCTAAATAGTAACATCTTGAACAGTACGATAACTACCCATGAAATGATCATCCAGAGATGACACCGTCAGACATGGGATTGACTTTTATATTCAGTAATGTGGAAAATACGTTTTCAAAAGCTTTGTCTACTAGAATGCTTTTAAAACAACCAACTTAATTTTCTTTAGACATCAGTGTCattcatgtgaagtgtttaatgaaTATTTGATCGAGACCAACTaacatttttaaataaagaaCATTTATTTAGAAATAAGCTGTTAATAGCTTCCAAGTTATATCCCTTTGACTATATTTTTGAGACACTGAAACCTTTATGAtaatttaccccccccccccacaaatcTCCAATctttttgattaaaaaaacaaaatcccCCTTGATTTCACAGTACATGGTCAACATTTATCTGCATGTGCAAATGTGTGCAGCAAGCATACAGTCTGACTTAACCATGAAATCTATCATTATCTTTGAGATCATTTCAGCTAATCAGTTAAAGGTGTGTTCagcttgtgttgtggtgtgtgctGGGATTGTTACTGTGTCCCACATCCACATGTGTAGAAGTAGACCGGTAGGACAGCTGGCTGTCCATGGACAGCCTCATGGCTGCATGACGCATATCCCCCTGCTGGAACAGGTGAGGGGATGCTGTGTTCGAGTTGAGAACAtatgagccctaggaccatgcctcaggactaccaggcctgatgactcctggctgcccacagtccacctggtcgtgctgctgctcaagttttaactgttctgcccgtggctatggaaccctgacatgttcaccggatgtgctaccttgtcctggacGTGCTGTTTTCGACTGACTCTCTACCGCACCTGTCTCGACCTCTAAATGCTCGGTTATGAAAAGCcagctgacatttactcctgaggtactgacctgttgcaccctctacaacaagtgtgattattatttgaccctactggtcatctatgaacgcttgaacatcttgaagaacaatctggccttaattgCCATGTACTCTgaaaatctccacccggcacagccagaagaggactggccacccctcagagcctggtttcttCTTAGGCTCCtgcctttctaggaagtttttcctagccaccgtgcttctacatctgtatttcttgctgtttggggtgtTAGGGTGGGGTTTTGTGTAAGCACTTTGTGCCATTTGCTGATGttaaaatggctttataaatacattggatttgatgAGCCTGACACACAACTGACATTAGTAACAGAACAGTACATATAAGTTTATAGACAACTCCAGGAAGTCATTGAATCTATTGAGCACCTATAAGGCTCTgatcaaaattagtgcactatatggggaatagtgCCATGTCCACTGCCTTCTTACCTTCTCCAGGGTGATGAGGGTGGACAGTATGTCTCCAGTATGGCCGGTGGCAATATCATTATTCAATAGTTTGTCCTGGAGGGTTGCAGTCATATGgttcctcatcatcatcacctcTTGCTGTACGTTGAACGACAGGCTGTGCACCTCCTCCACTATACTGTGGATAAACACATACACGTGGTCTGAAATATACCTGCCATATCTCCCTGTAGGCAGCCATGTTCTTCTGCATAGCAGCCATGACAAGGGCCAGCTCCTCCAAGGTGTCCATGGTCAGGTTCTTCCAGGTCTTCTGGCGCCGGGTCATGTTGGTCTTGGTTACCACCTCTGCCCTGGTCCGTCAGGACTCCCGTATCTTCCGGTATAATCTGTGGGAGAATGAAGGGGTTGAGGAGTGAGTTTGGTGTGGTGTGTAGGGAGAGAGGACTTAATACACAGGGTGGTAATATGTGATTGAAAACAACGAAAGAGGAGTGGTCGTATTGATGATTTTGAAAGGCAGCTTGTAGTAATAATCAGTATACAACAATGTGGAAGACACGCAATTCATCACacaacccccacccccctctgtCATCAACAACAGAGCCTTGGTATGAATAATACT
This region of Salvelinus namaycush isolate Seneca chromosome 32, SaNama_1.0, whole genome shotgun sequence genomic DNA includes:
- the LOC120027003 gene encoding chromatin accessibility complex protein 1-like, with protein sequence MSGNNVEEKVNHASNSKGISLPMTRVKLIMKSSPDVSSINQEALLLTTKATELFVQHLALSSFNNGSGKDQTLLYSDLANTVEEKETFQFLTDILPKKILVRDYLKLLEENPIEEADN
- the LOC120027004 gene encoding GATA zinc finger domain-containing protein 1, which codes for MPLGLKPCCAVCKTNSSSMWKKGNQGEILCNNCTGKSTSSGASGPSASSNTQQNNVGGKQSKQEIHRRSARLRSTKYKTPATEKKVSTKGKGRRHIFKLKNPIKAPESVSTIITSESVFYKGVYYQIGDVIKVTDEDDGRPYYAQIRGFVQDQYCEKSAALTWLIPTQASPKDLFDPATYIVGPEEDFPRKMEYLEFVCHAPSEYFKSRSCPFPTIPIRPEKGYIWTHIGPTPAIAIK